The window AGGCACAACTCAACCAATCTTACATCGAAACTGCATGAATCTGATCCTGGATTCGGATTTAATGATCATGTTTTACCCCAAGATGACGAATGTGTTATTACAAAAAACGTAAACAGTGCTTTTATAGGAACGGATCTGAAAGAAAAATTAGATATTCAGAAAATAGATACTCTGGTGATTCTGGGAATTACGACCAATCATTGTGTTTCCACTACAGCAAGAATGGCAGGAAATTTTGGATATGAAACCTATGTGATTTCTGATGCTACGGCGGCTTTTGACAGAGTGGGAATACATGGAGAAAAATATGAAGCGGAACTGGTTCATCTCATGGCGTTAGCCAATCTGAGTGAAGAATTTGCCACCATCATGAATACTGAAGAACTATTAAGAAAGCTGTAGGAAAAATTATAATCTGAATATATTGAAACTACCATTTTTTGGTAGTTTTTTTATGTTTTTGAAATAAATAGCTTAAAATACATGTTTTTGTTAAAAAAATAAGCGTGCCCACTGGCGGTTTTAAAGATAAAAATAATTCACTTTATGGTACTGGAATCTTTGTTATATCTTTGCAAACGAATAATTTATATGTAGGAGAACAACAATTCAGAGAAACTTGAGCATTAATTTTAAACACGCCTTATCCCCAAAATACATTTACATCACCGCATTATCTGCCTGCCTTATTGCAGTGGCAGCATTTGCCGTTTTGAGTCTTTTGATCACAGAAGACAGCCGTAAAAACACTGATGATTTTGCAAAGAAAACCTTCTTCCGCAAATATGAATCTATAGAGCATGAGTTCAGAAATATTGAAGATTATCAATACCTGCTTCGTGCACTGATTCAGAAAGACGGACTGAAGAATTATAAAGATTATTCTTTGGTTTTAAATGATTTAAACAAAAAAAGAAATCTGCTGCCTTACAGCTGGTATTATTACGAAAATACAGCTTCAGGAAAAACAGAAAGTAATAATCCTTTATCTGGTATTTTCAGACAGACAGAACATAAAGAGAATTTTATTAGTTTAAAAAACAGCGGTTCCGGACATTTCAGGGATCTTTTGATTACCAAAAAAGACAGTATGTATTGGGTGAGTTATGATTCTCTGGTGCTGCCTGATAAAAACAAACTGTATTATGGTTCTACCGTAAGCCTGGATGATCTCCATCGGTACTTTATTAATGTAGACAAAAGTTCCAATACTTACGCGTACGTCTTTACAAAAGAAGGAATTTGTATTACTCATCCGGAGAAAAAATATATCGGAAAGAATATTTTCGAGTTTACAGATATTAAGGCGAAAGATACACTGTCCAGCAGAACTGAAGCCGGATACACCAAAGGAACGGCGGTCTCAGAATATCTTGGTGTTGAGGTAACACGCTTCATAAAACCATTAAAAACAGACAATTTTGACGGATATACAGTCGTAAATCACGTGAATTTTATCATCGATGAAAATATTGACAAAATAAAAACTTATACCGTTTATATTTTTCTGGCAGCTCTGTTTCTTATTGTAACGGTCTTTATCTTATTCCAGAGAGCAACCAATCTTGCTTATCAGGAAAAAGAAAAAATACAGTCTGAAAAGAATTTATTGTTAATAGAGAACGAAAAGATGCATAAAGCAGAAGTAATTAACCAGCTTCAGCAGCTTAAAAACAATATCAAT of the Chryseobacterium viscerum genome contains:
- a CDS encoding cysteine hydrolase family protein, whose amino-acid sequence is MKLRDKRPALLLIDIQKGFLDENYWGGNRNNKEAEKLSGKILETWRNLNLPVFHIRHNSTNLTSKLHESDPGFGFNDHVLPQDDECVITKNVNSAFIGTDLKEKLDIQKIDTLVILGITTNHCVSTTARMAGNFGYETYVISDATAAFDRVGIHGEKYEAELVHLMALANLSEEFATIMNTEELLRKL
- a CDS encoding histidine kinase; this translates as MSINFKHALSPKYIYITALSACLIAVAAFAVLSLLITEDSRKNTDDFAKKTFFRKYESIEHEFRNIEDYQYLLRALIQKDGLKNYKDYSLVLNDLNKKRNLLPYSWYYYENTASGKTESNNPLSGIFRQTEHKENFISLKNSGSGHFRDLLITKKDSMYWVSYDSLVLPDKNKLYYGSTVSLDDLHRYFINVDKSSNTYAYVFTKEGICITHPEKKYIGKNIFEFTDIKAKDTLSSRTEAGYTKGTAVSEYLGVEVTRFIKPLKTDNFDGYTVVNHVNFIIDENIDKIKTYTVYIFLAALFLIVTVFILFQRATNLAYQEKEKIQSEKNLLLIENEKMHKAEVINQLQQLKNNINPHFLFNSLNSLYMLIGINKENAQKFTMNLSKIYRYLIIPPKDNIVPVSQEIKFIQQYMELLKSRFDEEMKFELIINAPESLEKRIPYLSLQIVTENATKHNIATIDQPLEIIIIVDEEGITVKNTWQPKSEPVQGEKFGIDYLNQIYEYFKNNLLHISVDGEYFVCFLPLLK